One window from the genome of Desulfuromonas acetoxidans DSM 684 encodes:
- the fdxB gene encoding ferredoxin III, nif-specific gives MAYLTGKTKGGKDWTPNFVESIDPEKCIGCGRCFKACSRKVLGPEDFYDEETDTERMVMTIVNDDNCIGCMGCIVTCPKKCFTVAPLEV, from the coding sequence ATGGCGTATTTAACTGGTAAAACCAAAGGTGGCAAGGATTGGACTCCGAACTTTGTTGAGAGTATCGATCCTGAAAAATGTATCGGCTGTGGCCGCTGTTTCAAAGCTTGCTCTCGTAAAGTTCTCGGTCCCGAGGATTTTTATGACGAAGAGACCGACACTGAGCGTATGGTCATGACCATTGTGAATGATGACAACTGTATCGGTTGCATGGGCTGTATCGTCACCTGCCCGAAAAAATGTTTTACCGTGGCTCCGTTGGAAGTTTAA
- the nifX gene encoding nitrogen fixation protein NifX: MKVAFASTDKIHVNEHFGRAQEFYIWDVAADDASLNGVVQVKQEGNDEAERIEARCSGVADCSLVYVAQIGGPAAARLVQKKVHPIKIKDEATITETVEKLQEVLRNNPPPWLRKAMMKGERPSFADR, encoded by the coding sequence ATGAAAGTCGCCTTCGCAAGTACGGATAAAATTCATGTTAATGAACATTTCGGTCGCGCCCAGGAATTTTACATCTGGGATGTCGCTGCCGATGATGCTTCCTTGAACGGGGTGGTTCAGGTCAAGCAGGAGGGCAATGACGAAGCCGAACGTATTGAAGCGCGTTGTTCCGGTGTTGCGGATTGTTCACTTGTTTATGTGGCTCAAATTGGTGGACCTGCGGCTGCCCGGCTGGTGCAGAAAAAAGTTCATCCCATCAAAATCAAGGATGAAGCAACAATTACGGAAACAGTTGAGAAACTCCAGGAAGTTTTGCGAAATAATCCGCCGCCCTGGCTGCGTAAAGCGATGATGAAAGGGGAGCGTCCCAGCTTTGCTGATCGCTAG
- the nifK gene encoding nitrogenase molybdenum-iron protein subunit beta — protein MTENAVKKITTHTPEEIERVAEWTKTEDYKEKNFAREALVVNPAHACQPLGAQMVASGFAETLPFVHGSQGCASYFRSTFNRHFREPSAATCDAMTEDGAVFGGQNNLFEGLENAYTLYKPKMMAVYTTCMPEVIGDDLTAFIKNAKAAGHVPEDLPIPYANTPSFNGTHIHGFDSMLKGILEYLTKDRKVEDKCTGKLNLIPGFDGNIGNLREYQRILDLFEIPFVMMPDISEVFDSGCDGNYKLYPGGTPLEEAAESINGKVTMSLQKWTTPHTMRFVKSEYSGVHEVMAMPMGIEKTDALLMKLSELFDKPVPEELKKERARAVDAMTDGHQYIHGKKFAVYGDPDYLLGIVSFLLEMGAHPHHIVCSRSNKKFKKEMEALLETSEYGAGCTVHVNRDLWHLRSLIFTDPVDGIIGDTHGKFVARDTGLPLFRVGFPIIDRINLHRSPVVGYQGVINLMSMICNKFLDIKDETCEDQWFEMMR, from the coding sequence ATGACTGAAAATGCAGTTAAAAAAATAACAACTCACACCCCGGAAGAGATCGAGCGGGTGGCCGAGTGGACCAAAACTGAAGACTATAAAGAGAAAAACTTTGCCCGTGAAGCGCTGGTGGTTAACCCGGCTCACGCCTGCCAACCTCTCGGTGCTCAAATGGTTGCCAGTGGTTTTGCTGAAACTCTGCCGTTTGTTCACGGTTCCCAGGGGTGTGCATCTTACTTTCGCAGTACCTTCAACCGTCACTTCCGTGAGCCCTCTGCGGCCACCTGTGATGCGATGACTGAGGACGGTGCGGTATTCGGTGGCCAGAACAACTTGTTTGAAGGTCTGGAAAACGCCTACACGCTGTACAAGCCGAAGATGATGGCCGTTTACACCACCTGCATGCCCGAGGTTATCGGTGATGACCTGACCGCATTTATCAAAAATGCCAAAGCCGCTGGTCATGTTCCTGAGGATCTTCCGATCCCTTATGCCAACACTCCGAGCTTCAACGGCACGCATATTCACGGTTTTGACTCTATGCTCAAAGGCATTCTTGAGTACCTGACCAAAGATCGTAAGGTTGAAGACAAGTGTACCGGCAAGCTGAACCTGATTCCTGGTTTTGACGGCAATATCGGCAATCTGCGCGAGTATCAGCGTATTCTCGATCTGTTTGAGATTCCGTTTGTCATGATGCCGGACATTTCCGAAGTCTTTGACTCAGGTTGTGACGGAAACTACAAGCTGTATCCCGGTGGAACCCCGCTGGAAGAGGCTGCTGAGTCTATCAATGGCAAGGTAACCATGTCCTTGCAAAAGTGGACCACGCCGCACACCATGCGTTTTGTAAAATCAGAGTATTCCGGTGTGCATGAAGTGATGGCCATGCCGATGGGGATTGAGAAGACCGATGCTCTGCTGATGAAACTCAGTGAGCTGTTCGACAAGCCGGTTCCCGAGGAACTGAAAAAAGAGCGTGCCCGTGCTGTTGACGCAATGACAGACGGCCATCAGTATATCCATGGTAAGAAGTTTGCTGTTTACGGCGATCCCGACTACCTGCTGGGTATCGTGTCCTTCCTGCTTGAGATGGGTGCACATCCGCATCACATTGTCTGCTCACGCAGCAACAAGAAGTTCAAAAAAGAGATGGAAGCACTGCTGGAAACTTCTGAGTACGGCGCTGGTTGCACCGTTCATGTGAATCGCGACCTGTGGCACCTGCGCAGCTTGATATTCACAGATCCTGTTGATGGGATTATCGGCGACACCCACGGTAAGTTTGTGGCTCGTGACACAGGGCTGCCCCTGTTCCGCGTTGGTTTCCCGATCATCGACCGTATCAACCTGCACCGTAGTCCAGTTGTTGGTTACCAGGGCGTCATTAACCTGATGTCCATGATCTGCAACAAATTCCTCGATATTAAAGACGAGACTTGTGAAGACCAGTGGTTTGAGATGATGCGTTAA
- the nifD gene encoding nitrogenase molybdenum-iron protein alpha chain, with product MAERKPIEGVTIEKTEKLIEDTLAFMPEKAAKKRRPHVGANEPSASPCAVKSNRKIVPGVMSQRGCAYAGAKGVVWGPIRDMVHVSHGPIGCGVYSWGTRRNLVQGIPGITSFPLDFTSDFQERDIVYGGDIKLEKLLREADELFPLNKGLSVLSECPVGLIGDDINAVTKKMEKELDKLVVPCNCEGFRGVSQSLGHHISNDSIRDFVIGKREFDEEPGPYDIALIGDYNIGGDVWAAKPILEEMGLNVKAIWTGDGEIEKIAATYQVKLNVIHCYRSMNYMCKVMEEKWNIPWIEYNFFGPTKIAESIRAIAERFDDTIKEKGEQVIAKYTPMAEEIIAQYKPRLDGKTAMLFVGGLRPRHTVGAYEDLGIQVTGTGYEFAHQDDYDRTAPEMAKGTIIYDDVSEFELERYVETMKPDLVGSGIKEKYVFQKAGIPFRQMHSWDYSGPYHGYEGFKIFARDIDMAINSPTWKLVKSPF from the coding sequence ATGGCAGAGAGAAAACCTATTGAAGGTGTAACCATAGAAAAAACTGAGAAGCTGATTGAGGATACTCTGGCGTTTATGCCAGAGAAAGCGGCCAAGAAGCGTCGCCCTCACGTTGGCGCCAATGAGCCTTCCGCTTCTCCCTGTGCGGTTAAATCAAACCGTAAAATCGTTCCCGGTGTTATGAGCCAACGCGGCTGTGCTTACGCCGGTGCCAAGGGTGTTGTTTGGGGTCCGATTCGTGACATGGTTCACGTTTCCCACGGCCCGATTGGTTGTGGTGTGTACAGCTGGGGTACGCGTCGTAACCTTGTTCAAGGCATTCCCGGTATCACATCGTTCCCTCTGGACTTCACTTCCGACTTCCAGGAGCGTGACATTGTTTACGGTGGTGACATCAAGCTGGAAAAACTGCTGCGTGAAGCGGATGAACTGTTCCCGCTGAACAAAGGTTTGTCGGTATTATCCGAGTGTCCGGTAGGTCTGATTGGTGACGACATCAACGCCGTTACCAAAAAAATGGAAAAAGAACTCGATAAGCTGGTTGTTCCCTGTAACTGCGAAGGTTTCCGCGGTGTCAGCCAGTCACTTGGTCACCACATCTCCAACGACTCTATCCGTGACTTTGTTATCGGCAAGCGTGAGTTTGATGAAGAGCCTGGTCCTTATGACATCGCCCTGATCGGTGACTACAACATCGGTGGTGACGTCTGGGCGGCCAAGCCGATTCTCGAAGAGATGGGCTTGAACGTAAAAGCCATCTGGACCGGTGATGGTGAGATTGAAAAGATTGCAGCCACCTACCAGGTTAAACTGAATGTTATCCACTGTTACCGTTCCATGAACTACATGTGTAAGGTTATGGAAGAGAAGTGGAATATTCCTTGGATCGAGTATAACTTTTTCGGCCCGACTAAAATTGCTGAAAGTATCCGCGCGATTGCTGAACGCTTTGACGACACCATCAAGGAAAAAGGCGAGCAGGTTATCGCTAAGTATACCCCGATGGCCGAGGAGATCATCGCTCAATACAAACCTCGCCTCGATGGCAAAACCGCCATGCTGTTTGTCGGTGGTCTGCGTCCTCGCCACACCGTTGGTGCTTACGAAGACTTGGGTATTCAGGTGACTGGTACCGGTTACGAGTTTGCTCACCAGGACGATTATGATCGTACCGCTCCTGAAATGGCGAAAGGCACCATCATTTATGACGACGTCTCCGAATTCGAATTGGAGAGATACGTTGAAACCATGAAACCTGACCTGGTTGGTAGTGGCATCAAGGAAAAGTATGTCTTCCAAAAAGCTGGCATTCCTTTCCGCCAGATGCACAGCTGGGATTACTCCGGTCCTTATCACGGCTATGAAGGTTTCAAAATCTTTGCCCGTGACATTGACATGGCGATCAACAGCCCGACCTGGAAACTGGTGAAGTCTCCTTTTTAG
- the nifH gene encoding nitrogenase iron protein, with product MRQIAIYGKGGIGKSTTTQNTVAGLASLGKKVMIIGCDPKADSTRLILHAKAQETVMDKVRELGTVEDLELEDVLKWGYGDVKCVESGGPEPGVGCAGRGVITAINFLEEEGAYTDDLDFVFYDVLGDVVCGGFAMPIRENKAQEIYIVVSGEMMAMYAANNICKGIVKYAASGSVRLAGLICNSRNTDCEAELIEALAAKLGTQMIHFVPRDNQVQRAELRRMTVIEYSPDHKQANEYRQLAQKINDNTMFVVPTPLEMEELEGLLMEFGIMEVDDEENVGKAEGE from the coding sequence ATGCGTCAGATTGCAATCTACGGTAAAGGCGGCATCGGTAAATCTACAACCACTCAGAACACGGTTGCCGGTCTTGCCAGCCTCGGTAAAAAAGTCATGATCATCGGTTGTGACCCGAAAGCTGACTCCACCCGCCTGATTCTGCACGCGAAAGCCCAGGAAACTGTCATGGACAAGGTTCGCGAGCTGGGAACTGTTGAGGACCTTGAGCTGGAAGATGTATTGAAGTGGGGTTACGGCGACGTTAAATGTGTTGAGTCCGGTGGCCCTGAGCCGGGTGTTGGTTGTGCCGGTCGTGGTGTTATCACCGCCATCAACTTCCTCGAAGAAGAAGGCGCATACACCGACGACCTCGACTTTGTTTTCTATGACGTTCTTGGTGACGTTGTTTGCGGTGGTTTCGCGATGCCGATTCGTGAAAACAAAGCCCAAGAGATCTACATTGTTGTTTCCGGTGAGATGATGGCTATGTACGCTGCTAACAATATTTGTAAAGGTATTGTTAAGTATGCGGCTTCCGGTAGTGTTCGTCTGGCGGGCCTGATTTGTAACAGCCGTAACACCGATTGCGAGGCTGAGCTGATTGAAGCTCTGGCGGCTAAGCTCGGCACTCAAATGATCCACTTTGTTCCTCGTGACAACCAAGTACAACGCGCTGAGCTGCGTCGTATGACTGTTATCGAGTACTCTCCTGACCACAAGCAGGCAAACGAATATCGCCAACTGGCTCAAAAAATTAACGACAATACCATGTTTGTTGTTCCGACTCCGCTGGAGATGGAAGAGCTCGAAGGATTGTTGATGGAATTCGGCATTATGGAAGTTGATGATGAAGAAAACGTCGGTAAAGCCGAAGGCGAATAA
- a CDS encoding FKBP-type peptidyl-prolyl cis-trans isomerase: MQTAQKGDKVSIHYIGTLDNGRIFDSTEGADPLVFTIGAHEVFPILEEAVIGMQVGRAKNVVIPSDQAYGPRRDENVVVFHRSKLPADMEPTVGQKMQIRLPNSNDEVIMLVTKVEGDEVTLDGNHFLAGLDLTFAIQLDNIEPA, from the coding sequence ATGCAAACCGCACAAAAAGGTGACAAAGTCAGTATTCACTATATAGGTACACTGGATAATGGGCGGATTTTCGACAGCACGGAAGGGGCAGATCCCTTGGTCTTTACCATTGGAGCCCATGAGGTGTTTCCGATCCTTGAAGAGGCTGTGATCGGCATGCAAGTCGGCCGGGCTAAAAATGTTGTGATCCCTTCGGATCAAGCGTATGGTCCGCGTCGTGATGAAAATGTCGTGGTTTTTCATCGCAGTAAATTGCCTGCCGATATGGAACCGACTGTCGGCCAGAAGATGCAGATTCGTTTGCCGAATTCCAACGATGAAGTCATCATGTTGGTGACAAAAGTTGAGGGAGATGAGGTGACTTTGGATGGGAATCACTTCCTGGCCGGGCTTGATCTGACCTTTGCCATTCAGTTGGACAACATTGAACCAGCGTGA
- the draG gene encoding ADP-ribosyl-[dinitrogen reductase] hydrolase, protein MSLTTQHIERAQAAFLGLAIGDALGATTEFMTPNEIKAKHGTHRTLCGGGWLNIKPGHVTDDTEMSMAIANAVLTQGEWSQIEIADAFVTWMKSKPIDIGSTVRKGIRTYMTKGTLGMPRNDWDAGNGAAMRMVPVAIYTLGDEELYKRCTLEQAHLTHNHPLSDAGTLCVGEMVQAAILGADRFQLHECTRRLTDDFPNFKFQNYRGNASGYIVDTLQTVFHYLFTTASFEECLVGIVNQGGDADTTGAIAGMIAGAFYGMDAIPRQWKNKLNKKVRHEVTAAGERLVRLSPLATRLQ, encoded by the coding sequence GTGTCCCTCACGACACAACATATTGAACGGGCCCAGGCGGCATTTCTTGGTTTAGCCATTGGTGATGCACTCGGGGCAACGACGGAATTTATGACCCCCAACGAGATCAAGGCTAAGCATGGTACCCACCGAACCCTGTGTGGTGGTGGATGGTTAAATATCAAGCCGGGCCATGTCACCGATGACACTGAGATGTCTATGGCGATCGCCAATGCTGTGTTGACGCAGGGGGAATGGAGCCAGATAGAGATTGCCGATGCCTTTGTCACCTGGATGAAAAGTAAGCCCATCGATATCGGATCGACGGTACGCAAGGGGATCCGTACCTATATGACCAAAGGAACCTTGGGCATGCCCCGTAATGATTGGGATGCCGGTAATGGGGCCGCCATGCGTATGGTTCCGGTGGCTATCTATACCCTTGGTGATGAGGAGTTGTATAAACGATGTACTCTGGAACAGGCGCATTTGACCCACAATCACCCTTTGTCGGATGCCGGGACGTTGTGCGTGGGTGAAATGGTTCAGGCCGCCATTCTCGGTGCGGATCGTTTTCAGTTGCATGAATGTACCCGTCGGCTGACCGATGACTTCCCGAACTTTAAGTTTCAGAATTACCGCGGCAATGCCTCCGGCTATATTGTCGACACGCTACAGACGGTTTTTCACTATCTGTTTACCACGGCCAGCTTTGAAGAGTGTTTGGTAGGAATCGTCAATCAGGGTGGTGATGCCGATACCACCGGTGCCATTGCCGGTATGATCGCCGGGGCATTTTACGGCATGGATGCCATTCCACGTCAGTGGAAAAATAAATTGAACAAGAAGGTGCGTCATGAAGTGACTGCTGCGGGGGAGAGGTTGGTCCGTTTATCTCCTCTGGCAACCCGGCTGCAGTGA
- a CDS encoding TorF family putative porin produces MQKFNVALVGLIMLLVGLCSTASALEVSGDAYVGIYDKYLWRGFDLSGSMPVAQGGVDVSAGNFTFGYWTNLQLSTDEGEGFTSGEATETDIVIDYSRDLNDMVSISVGNIFYQLEGMDDTNEIYLAVALNTILSPSLTIYYDWDKADEDGLFYTLSCGHDIALSDALSLSLGALVSYNQSSDYSVGDYDEFHNYELSAAVDYAVTENISVGASFMFSEGISDEACDAIDSEMVSGAGVTLAF; encoded by the coding sequence ATGCAAAAATTTAATGTAGCTCTGGTAGGACTGATCATGCTTCTGGTGGGACTGTGCTCCACTGCTTCCGCCCTGGAGGTTTCCGGTGACGCTTATGTCGGCATTTATGACAAGTACCTGTGGCGCGGTTTCGACCTTAGCGGCAGCATGCCTGTTGCTCAAGGTGGTGTTGATGTTTCTGCCGGCAACTTCACTTTCGGTTACTGGACCAACCTGCAATTGTCCACCGATGAAGGTGAGGGTTTCACCTCTGGTGAGGCAACTGAAACAGATATCGTCATCGATTACAGCCGTGATCTCAACGACATGGTTTCCATCAGTGTTGGTAACATCTTCTACCAGCTTGAAGGCATGGACGACACCAACGAGATCTACCTGGCAGTTGCTCTGAATACTATTCTCAGTCCCTCTTTAACTATTTACTACGATTGGGACAAAGCTGACGAAGACGGCCTGTTCTACACACTGTCCTGTGGTCACGACATTGCTCTGTCTGATGCTCTGAGCCTGAGCCTCGGCGCACTGGTCAGCTACAACCAGTCCAGTGACTATTCTGTTGGCGATTATGATGAGTTTCACAACTACGAGCTGAGCGCTGCCGTTGACTATGCAGTGACTGAAAACATCAGTGTTGGTGCTTCCTTCATGTTCTCCGAAGGTATCAGCGACGAAGCTTGTGATGCGATCGACTCTGAAATGGTTTCCGGTGCTGGTGTTACACTGGCATTCTAA
- a CDS encoding ammonium transporter, whose amino-acid sequence MKKLKLLTLVALLIALPSLALAEEEAVSEMTYILNTFSFLISGVLVMWMAAGFAMLEAGLVRSKNVATICLKNIALFGVAGILFYLIGYNLMYMNVDGGFMGSFAVWGADDAAALAGDYSAGYSAGSDWFFQMVFCGAACSVVSGCVAERIKLWSFLLFCVVLTGIIYPIQGSWGWGGGWLSAMGFSDYAGSTLVHSCGGWAALTGAIILGARKGKYSSDGRVNPIPGSNIPMATIGTFILWMGWFGFNGGSALALGVASSAIEQGAVYINTNLAACGGMIAAMIAVQIMYKKTDVTMALNGALAGLVSITAGPAAPSPGAAILIGAVGGVLVVLAVPFFDKLKIDDVVGALSVHLVCGIWGTLAVPFCDDGTSFLTQLIGVVSIGAFVVVTSSIVWLAIKFTIGVRCDEEDEYRGLDIAEIGVEAYPDFQAVTNKR is encoded by the coding sequence ATGAAGAAGTTGAAATTACTTACTCTGGTGGCTCTGCTTATCGCACTCCCCTCTCTGGCTCTGGCCGAGGAGGAAGCCGTCTCTGAAATGACCTATATCCTCAACACCTTTTCTTTCCTGATCAGTGGTGTTCTGGTTATGTGGATGGCTGCTGGTTTTGCCATGCTTGAAGCTGGTCTGGTTCGCTCCAAAAACGTTGCAACAATCTGCTTGAAAAACATTGCTCTGTTCGGTGTTGCCGGTATCCTCTTTTACCTGATCGGCTACAACCTGATGTATATGAATGTTGACGGTGGCTTTATGGGCTCCTTCGCTGTTTGGGGTGCTGATGATGCTGCTGCTCTGGCAGGTGACTATTCTGCCGGTTATTCGGCTGGTTCTGACTGGTTCTTCCAGATGGTATTCTGCGGCGCAGCCTGCTCTGTTGTTTCCGGTTGTGTAGCTGAGCGTATCAAACTGTGGTCCTTCCTGCTGTTCTGCGTCGTGTTGACCGGTATTATCTACCCGATCCAAGGGTCCTGGGGCTGGGGCGGCGGTTGGCTGTCAGCTATGGGCTTCTCCGACTACGCCGGTTCCACTCTGGTTCACTCCTGCGGTGGTTGGGCTGCTTTGACCGGTGCCATTATTCTGGGTGCACGTAAAGGGAAGTACAGCAGCGACGGTCGTGTTAACCCGATCCCCGGTTCTAACATTCCTATGGCCACTATCGGTACTTTCATCCTGTGGATGGGGTGGTTCGGTTTCAACGGTGGTAGTGCTCTGGCTCTGGGTGTTGCCAGCTCCGCCATTGAGCAAGGCGCTGTTTACATCAACACCAACCTGGCTGCCTGTGGCGGCATGATCGCTGCGATGATCGCTGTTCAAATCATGTACAAAAAGACAGACGTTACCATGGCTCTTAACGGTGCTCTGGCTGGTCTGGTCAGCATCACTGCCGGTCCTGCAGCTCCCAGCCCGGGTGCCGCGATTCTGATCGGTGCTGTTGGTGGTGTTCTGGTTGTCCTGGCTGTTCCTTTCTTCGATAAACTTAAGATCGACGATGTTGTTGGTGCCCTGTCTGTCCACTTGGTGTGCGGTATCTGGGGAACCCTGGCTGTACCTTTCTGCGACGATGGCACCAGCTTCCTGACTCAGCTGATCGGCGTTGTCTCCATCGGTGCCTTTGTGGTCGTGACCAGCTCCATCGTTTGGTTGGCCATCAAGTTCACTATCGGTGTTCGTTGCGACGAAGAAGACGAGTACCGTGGTCTGGATATCGCTGAGATCGGTGTTGAAGCGTATCCTGACTTCCAGGCTGTGACCAACAAGCGTTAA
- a CDS encoding P-II family nitrogen regulator — MKKIECIIKPFKLDDVKNAITELGIAGMTVSEVRGFGRQKGHSELYRGAEYQIDFIPKVKIELVVSDDQVADLVASIQKAACTGRIGDGKIFVMPVEESVRIRTGETADDSL; from the coding sequence ATGAAGAAAATTGAATGCATCATTAAGCCATTCAAGCTCGATGACGTGAAAAATGCGATTACCGAACTCGGGATTGCAGGAATGACGGTAAGTGAAGTAAGAGGCTTTGGCCGTCAGAAAGGGCACAGTGAACTTTATCGCGGTGCTGAATATCAAATCGATTTTATCCCTAAGGTAAAAATCGAGCTGGTGGTTTCAGACGATCAGGTTGCCGACCTTGTCGCATCCATCCAGAAGGCTGCCTGTACCGGTCGTATTGGCGATGGCAAGATCTTCGTTATGCCCGTCGAAGAATCTGTCCGGATTCGCACCGGTGAAACTGCTGACGATTCGCTGTAA
- a CDS encoding ATP-binding protein, which translates to MDNRSKQTMQKDDSQEQKLLRAYHAIGDELISLASLPELLNKILEISKNVFQFENAIMRLVSDDGKELVLAASYGYPDPAIKRKLQMGEGIMGRVAASAAPVLIDNVTEDHDYIPGIPDARCALCVPLVARDRVIGVFNVESHQEGTFHSEDVAPLMTMAAHAAIAIENARLYERTSQLTERFRQLHQFNDRILQSTTLGIYTLDANLCITSWNKRMEKASGMTENQVLGRPLLTLFPVLAEEGFDDRLNRVLRTGKPEKLQLIHNNLQGQRRVQKRRLSPLKDGDVTTGVVIVVEDITEFKGLLDQMIQSEKLAEIGRLSSGVAHEINNPLEVISYSAQLLLREESLSDFHQELLTRIGSEVERLQALTSGLLGFSRSGSMKKSRIDVNEVLEQVLTFIGYQIQRGQHEVVRDYGEVPAIMADPNQLKQVYINLIMNAVQAMKAPGIITLTTRALPYGVEIDISDTGDGVEEAIRDKIFEPFYTTKPEGEGTGLGLYLCRKIMSDHEGSLNFESTLGEGSRFIIRLPLRTR; encoded by the coding sequence GTGGATAACCGTTCGAAACAGACAATGCAAAAAGATGATTCTCAAGAACAGAAACTTCTTCGCGCTTACCATGCCATTGGCGATGAACTCATTTCCCTGGCATCTCTTCCTGAGTTGCTCAATAAGATTCTTGAGATTTCCAAAAATGTGTTTCAGTTCGAAAATGCCATTATGCGTCTGGTGTCTGACGATGGCAAAGAACTGGTGCTGGCCGCCTCGTATGGCTATCCCGATCCGGCAATCAAGCGCAAGCTGCAGATGGGCGAGGGGATTATGGGCCGTGTTGCCGCCAGTGCGGCTCCGGTGTTGATCGACAATGTCACTGAAGACCATGATTATATTCCCGGTATCCCTGACGCGCGTTGTGCCTTGTGTGTCCCGTTGGTGGCCCGTGATCGGGTGATCGGCGTGTTCAATGTTGAAAGTCATCAGGAAGGCACGTTTCATTCCGAGGATGTTGCGCCGCTGATGACGATGGCTGCGCATGCGGCGATTGCCATTGAAAATGCCCGTCTTTATGAGCGCACCAGTCAGTTAACGGAACGTTTTCGCCAGCTGCACCAATTCAATGACCGTATTCTGCAAAGCACCACTCTGGGAATTTACACCCTTGATGCCAATCTGTGTATCACCTCGTGGAACAAGCGGATGGAAAAAGCTAGTGGCATGACGGAGAACCAGGTTCTCGGTCGTCCTTTGTTGACGCTGTTTCCGGTGCTCGCCGAAGAAGGATTTGATGATCGACTTAACCGGGTGTTGAGAACCGGTAAGCCGGAGAAACTGCAGTTGATCCATAACAATCTTCAGGGACAGCGGCGTGTTCAGAAACGGCGTCTGAGTCCTTTAAAAGATGGCGATGTGACCACCGGCGTGGTGATTGTCGTTGAAGATATTACCGAATTTAAAGGGCTGCTCGATCAGATGATCCAGTCCGAAAAGCTTGCCGAAATTGGTCGGTTGTCCAGTGGAGTTGCTCATGAGATCAATAACCCATTGGAGGTAATCTCCTATAGTGCCCAACTGTTGTTACGGGAAGAAAGTCTGTCTGATTTTCATCAGGAGTTGTTGACCCGTATCGGCAGTGAGGTGGAACGACTTCAGGCGTTGACCAGTGGCCTGCTGGGCTTCTCTCGCAGCGGCAGCATGAAAAAATCACGCATTGATGTCAATGAGGTTCTCGAACAGGTTCTGACCTTCATCGGCTATCAGATTCAACGGGGTCAGCATGAAGTGGTGCGCGACTATGGTGAGGTGCCGGCGATCATGGCAGACCCCAATCAGCTCAAGCAGGTGTATATCAACCTGATCATGAATGCCGTACAGGCCATGAAGGCACCGGGCATCATTACTCTAACAACGCGTGCATTGCCTTACGGAGTGGAGATCGATATTTCTGACACCGGTGATGGTGTTGAGGAAGCGATTCGCGACAAGATCTTTGAACCCTTTTACACCACCAAACCCGAAGGGGAAGGGACCGGGTTAGGTCTTTATCTGTGCCGGAAGATCATGTCCGACCACGAGGGCTCACTCAATTTTGAATCAACCCTCGGCGAGGGCAGTCGCTTCATTATCCGTCTGCCATTGAGGACTCGATAA
- a CDS encoding NAD(+)--dinitrogen-reductase ADP-D-ribosyltransferase, whose protein sequence is MAVLALNRCNHPPWAIASYHFNREPKPIEISGVRHAHHGLFERLSRIVSMEDRAQQLYDYMDVTFQLHQWQREETRSSQKSLKNSYLRFLRGWMFDSNSIEGAVLKGWVESRIGLSPTFHNVPIPTLECEGYLQYLKDRMKGAARTNAINDQLDILYEYVQAELAYRFPEQQWRTLYRGINDFEEHQILEQQSKRRYLIQLNNLNSFTTDFERAWEFGSRVMVAKVPLCKVLFQSDMFPSSLLKGEDEVMVIGGQFEVEIQIGG, encoded by the coding sequence ATGGCGGTTCTGGCGCTTAATCGTTGCAATCATCCGCCCTGGGCGATTGCCTCCTACCATTTCAATCGTGAACCAAAACCGATTGAGATCTCCGGAGTGCGCCATGCCCACCATGGATTGTTTGAACGATTGAGCCGCATAGTAAGCATGGAAGACAGGGCTCAGCAACTGTATGACTATATGGATGTCACGTTTCAGTTGCATCAATGGCAGCGCGAAGAAACCCGCTCCAGCCAGAAGAGCCTTAAGAACAGTTATCTGCGCTTTTTACGCGGCTGGATGTTTGATTCAAACTCTATTGAGGGGGCTGTTCTTAAAGGATGGGTGGAAAGTCGTATCGGACTTTCACCCACTTTTCATAACGTGCCGATTCCCACATTGGAATGCGAAGGCTATTTGCAATACCTTAAAGACCGCATGAAGGGTGCGGCACGCACTAATGCTATCAATGACCAACTGGATATTCTATATGAATATGTCCAGGCCGAATTGGCCTACCGGTTTCCTGAGCAGCAATGGCGTACCCTGTATCGCGGTATTAATGATTTTGAGGAACATCAGATTCTTGAACAACAGTCAAAACGACGTTACCTGATACAATTGAACAACCTCAACTCTTTTACGACAGATTTTGAACGTGCCTGGGAATTCGGCAGCCGGGTTATGGTAGCTAAGGTTCCTTTGTGCAAAGTCCTTTTTCAAAGTGATATGTTTCCGTCTTCCCTGCTCAAAGGTGAGGATGAAGTGATGGTCATTGGTGGCCAGTTTGAAGTGGAGATCCAAATCGGTGGATAA